The DNA segment GCTACGTCCTCGCGATCATGGTGTTTGGGCACCGCTACGACATTTATATCCTGATGCCAATATCCCTGTCGTACAGATTTCTATTCCAACCCACTACAGCCCTGCACAGCTTCGTGATCTGGGTAGAGCCTTAGTCAGCCTACGTGGCCAGCAAATTTTATTGATTGGCTCAGGCAGCATTACGCATAACCTGCGGGCTTTGTCTTTCCGTGATCCTCATGCAATGCCTGAAGACTGGGCTAAAAATTTTAAAAACTGGATGATTCAAAAACTCGGATCTCACAGTTATGACGATGTGTTGAACTGGAAAAATGAAGCTCCCTATGCCAAGCAGAACCACCCTACGGATGAACACCTTTTGCCTTTATTTTTCACCATGGGCGCGGGTGAACGTTTTAATGTGGTGCACTCCAGTTTCTCTATGGGGTCACTAGGTATGGATATTTATCGCTTTGATTAAATCCGAAAATGAAGCCCCAAAAAACAACACACAAAAATTTCCACATGTAAAATAATCCCCTGATCAAAGCTGAACTCGTTAAAATACTCCACCTTAAATAACAACCATCGCTTAACCATAGGCTCAACGAACCATCATGCACGCCGACCA comes from the Aquirhabdus parva genome and includes:
- a CDS encoding DODA-type extradiol aromatic ring-opening family dioxygenase encodes the protein MTYATLPALFISHGSPMMAVDAGQASDAMFRLSNNLPQPNAIVVVSAHWLSDTLEISTAMRPETWHDFSGFPPELYQIRYPAAGSPALAERIIHILDLAGITAHGNALRPRDHGVWAPLRHLYPDANIPVVQISIPTHYSPAQLRDLGRALVSLRGQQILLIGSGSITHNLRALSFRDPHAMPEDWAKNFKNWMIQKLGSHSYDDVLNWKNEAPYAKQNHPTDEHLLPLFFTMGAGERFNVVHSSFSMGSLGMDIYRFD